One Gemmatimonadota bacterium genomic window, CCTGGGTGAAGCAGAAGCGAGAATCAGTTTCTTCATATCTCTGAGTCAATCATCAATGTAACGGGACCAGTGTTGTGAATTTCGACCTGCATATACGCACCAAAAACACCGGTTTCGGTGTGAATGCCAAAGGTGCAAAGGCGCTGGACAAATTGCTCGTACATGGATTTGGCAATATCTGGTGGAGCAGCCCGATTAAAACTCGGACGGCGACCTTTGCGGGTATCGGCGTGCAAGGTAAATTGCGAAACCACCAGCACCTGCCCACCCGTGTCGAGCAGAGATCTGTTCATTTTCCCCTGATCGTCTTCAAAAATTCTCAAATTTGCA contains:
- the dtd gene encoding D-aminoacyl-tRNA deacylase — protein: MRALIQRVCRATVRVEEQIVGQIDRGLLILLGISDTDGLSDVEYVAEKCANLRIFEDDQGKMNRSLLDTGGQVLVVSQFTLHADTRKGRRPSFNRAAPPDIAKSMYEQFVQRLCTFGIHTETGVFGAYMQVEIHNTGPVTLMIDSEI